A portion of the Celeribacter baekdonensis genome contains these proteins:
- a CDS encoding HlyC/CorC family transporter → MTDMTDPTPLLDAAFWITAAAIAALLVMSAFFSGSETALTAASRGKLRSQADKGEKGAERALKVTEDSERLIGSVLLGNNLVNILATSLATALFTKVFGQNGVALATLIMTLLVLIFAEVLPKTYAITNPESAAARVAAPIALIVTIFAPVVGFVRLLVRGMLRMFGVETDPEADILAVKDEIAGAIALGHVEGVVQKEDRDRILGALDLGERTVEEIMLHRSQIEMIDADLPPAEVLARSLKSPHTRLPIYRDDPENIIGVIHAKDLLRAMHAEREVHERQGRESQSLDGDTPLVLMDFSDFDVLAVAMKPYFVPETTTLDDQMRQFLHRHTHFALVVDEYGALQGLITLEDILEEIVGEITDEFDRSEASPVRSKDTGDWVVEGGMTIRDFNRSTECNLPDEEANTIAGLVIHEAQMIPNAGQVFSFHGYRFEVASRKDNRITKLKIRPLGDS, encoded by the coding sequence ATGACCGATATGACCGACCCCACTCCGCTTCTTGATGCCGCCTTTTGGATCACCGCCGCCGCGATTGCGGCGCTTTTGGTGATGTCGGCGTTTTTCTCTGGCTCCGAAACCGCGCTGACCGCTGCCTCGCGCGGCAAATTGCGTTCACAGGCCGACAAGGGCGAAAAAGGTGCCGAGCGCGCGTTGAAAGTGACCGAGGACAGCGAACGGCTGATCGGCTCTGTATTGCTGGGCAACAACCTTGTGAATATCCTTGCCACCTCTTTGGCCACCGCTTTGTTCACCAAAGTGTTTGGCCAAAACGGCGTGGCTTTGGCGACGTTGATCATGACGCTTTTGGTGCTGATCTTTGCCGAGGTGCTGCCCAAAACCTACGCCATCACCAACCCGGAATCTGCCGCCGCCCGCGTCGCCGCCCCGATTGCGTTAATCGTGACGATCTTTGCCCCGGTGGTCGGGTTTGTCCGGCTTTTGGTGCGCGGCATGTTGCGGATGTTTGGGGTTGAGACCGACCCGGAGGCCGATATTTTGGCGGTTAAAGATGAGATTGCCGGGGCCATCGCGTTGGGCCATGTCGAAGGCGTGGTGCAAAAGGAAGACCGCGACCGGATTTTGGGGGCGCTTGATCTGGGCGAACGCACGGTCGAGGAGATCATGTTGCATCGCTCTCAAATCGAGATGATCGACGCCGATCTGCCGCCCGCCGAAGTGCTCGCACGCAGTCTCAAAAGCCCGCACACGCGTTTGCCGATCTACCGCGATGATCCTGAAAACATCATCGGCGTGATCCATGCCAAAGACCTGTTGCGCGCCATGCATGCCGAACGCGAAGTGCACGAACGCCAAGGCCGCGAGAGCCAATCGCTGGACGGTGACACGCCGCTTGTGTTGATGGATTTCAGCGATTTTGACGTGTTGGCCGTGGCGATGAAACCCTATTTCGTGCCCGAGACCACGACGCTCGATGACCAAATGCGGCAGTTCTTGCACCGCCATACTCATTTTGCCCTCGTGGTCGATGAATATGGCGCGCTTCAGGGGTTGATCACGCTGGAGGATATTCTTGAAGAGATCGTTGGCGAAATCACCGATGAGTTTGACCGCTCAGAGGCCAGCCCCGTGCGCTCAAAAGACACCGGCGATTGGGTGGTTGAGGGCGGCATGACGATCCGCGACTTCAACCGTTCGACCGAATGCAACCTGCCTGACGAAGAGGCCAACACCATCGCCGGTCTGGTGATCCATGAGGCGCAGATGATCCCCAATGCCGGTCAGGTGTTTTCTTTTCATGGCTACCGTTTCGAGGTCGCCAGTCGCAAGGACAACCGCATCACCAAACTTAAAATCCGCCCTTTGGGAGACAGCTGA
- a CDS encoding site-specific tyrosine recombinase XerD: MSVAPQDARWISGFAEAQMAELGAAENTQISYGRDLIGFSEWLCGRGQSFETAERTDVEAYLIACEAEGLAQSTRARRLSSIKQLYRFAYEEGWRADNPAIQIKGPGRSKRLPKTLSEAEVGALLAAAREIGRSPADRLRNTCLMELLYATGMRASELVSLPVSAARGDPRMLLIRGKGGKERMVPLSEPARVALSAWLMARDQAEDIAKIERGKKPSGFVFPSRGKLGHLTRIGFYQLIKDIAVQAGISPDKVTPHTLRHAFATHLLAHGADLRAIQTLLGHADLSTTEIYTHVLDERLKELVLTRHPLADLGPTQTE; this comes from the coding sequence ATGAGTGTTGCGCCACAAGATGCGCGGTGGATTTCGGGATTTGCCGAGGCGCAGATGGCGGAATTGGGCGCGGCAGAGAACACACAGATCTCCTATGGCCGCGATTTGATTGGATTTTCTGAGTGGCTGTGCGGACGCGGACAGTCGTTTGAAACCGCCGAGCGTACCGATGTTGAGGCCTATTTGATTGCTTGTGAGGCCGAAGGATTGGCGCAATCGACCCGCGCACGGCGGCTGTCCTCGATCAAGCAACTCTATAGATTTGCCTATGAGGAAGGCTGGCGCGCAGACAATCCGGCAATCCAGATCAAAGGCCCCGGACGCAGCAAACGCCTCCCCAAAACGCTTTCTGAGGCGGAGGTTGGTGCGCTTTTGGCGGCGGCGCGTGAGATCGGGCGCAGCCCAGCCGACCGTCTGCGCAACACCTGTTTGATGGAGCTTTTATACGCCACCGGGATGCGGGCCTCTGAGCTGGTGTCTCTCCCCGTCTCCGCCGCGCGCGGCGATCCGCGGATGTTGTTGATCCGGGGCAAAGGCGGCAAAGAACGGATGGTGCCCCTGTCGGAACCGGCGCGCGTGGCGTTGAGTGCATGGCTGATGGCGCGCGATCAGGCCGAAGACATCGCCAAGATTGAGCGTGGCAAAAAGCCTTCGGGCTTTGTCTTTCCCTCACGCGGCAAGCTCGGTCATTTGACCCGCATCGGCTTTTATCAACTGATCAAAGACATCGCGGTTCAGGCCGGGATCAGCCCCGACAAAGTGACGCCGCACACGCTGCGTCACGCCTTTGCCACGCATCTTTTGGCCCATGGTGCCGACCTGCGCGCGATCCAAACGCTTTTGGGTCACGCAGACCTGTCGACCACCGAAATTTACACCCATGTTTTGGATGAACGGCTCAAAGAGCTGGTGCTGACCCGGCATCCTTTGGCCGACCTTGGGCCGACGCAAACCGAATAG